Proteins encoded together in one Coffea arabica cultivar ET-39 chromosome 2c, Coffea Arabica ET-39 HiFi, whole genome shotgun sequence window:
- the LOC113724796 gene encoding 5'-3' exoribonuclease 4 isoform X1, with protein sequence MGIPAFYRWLAERYPRSVVDVPIDTTAPNPNGLEFDNLYLDMNGIIHPCFHPDGLPAPETYDQVFKAVFKYIDRLFSMIRPRKLFYMAIDGVAPRAKMNQQRARRFRAAKDAADEASKTETLKGVHVPEGEDFGNKKLDSNIITPGTEFMQLLSSALRYYVHLKMNSVSGWRGIKVILSDASVPGEGEHKIMSYIRLQRNLPGFDPNTRHCLYGLDADLIMLALAAHEIHFSILREDVRKALPKDKNQRQEMVKPMQGEGYLRDFEAFISRQRFQFLHIWVLRDYLAHELQIPDATVKVDLDRLIDDFVFMCLFVGNDFLPHVPSLEISEGAIDLLMLVYKKEFTQMGGCLTNSCEVDLERVEHFVKAVGAHENAIFRKRAQAQKAWDINLKRCSVKSRAMEVQSTTDHFCTETRFAVDKVKLGEEGWKERYYIEKFEVQNDEEYGKIQRHAVFKYVEGISWVMHYYYQGVCSWQWFYPYHYAPFASDFHGLHQLEIKFNLGKPFKPFDQLMAVLPAASAQALPFFYRKLMTDPSSPILDFYPRDFELDINGKRHAWQAVCKLPFINELRLLAEIEKAEHTLTDEEKRRNSLGLDLLFVHTSHPLAAKIFSFCKRNKYNPKLPKAKVKRKINPEFSDGMNGYLYISDTPIQPIAIYSPLDNTELITNNEVVSVFYKPPSFHPHIAKIPKGVIRLGKSVSEHDIQPPPILWHEKTSIVRHRFSQRCIPPRAVSGPCLAKMARQLVSQNCVTKLHDADGDHGKVRKAKRSWSRDKMKNRKIKNGGKRRKVNKA encoded by the exons ATGGGAATACCGGCATTCTATCGGTGGCTAGCAGAACGATACCCGCGCTCAGTTGTCGACGTTCCAATTGATACCACCGCTCCAAACCCTAATGGCCTCGAGTTCGATAACCTCTATCTGGACATGAATGGAATCATCCATCCCTGCTTTCATCCCGATGGATTG CCTGCTCCGGAGACTTATGACCAAGTATTTAAGGCGGTATTCAAGTACATTGACAGATTATTCTCCATGATTAGGCCGCGCAAACTTTTTTACATGGCAATCG ATGGTGTGGCACCGCGTGCCAAGATGAATCAACAGCGGGCAAGACGGTTCAGAGCTGCTAAAGATGCGGCAGATGAA GCATCTAAAACAGAGACATTGAAAGGGGTCCATGTGCCAGAAGGAGAGGATTTTGGAAATAAAAAGCTGGATTCTAATATAATTACTCCTGGAACTGAATTCATGCAACTCTTGTCATCTGCACTTCGATATTATGTACACTTGAAGATGAACTCCGTCTCCGGTTGGCGAGGAATCAAG GTTATTCTGTCTGATGCTAGTGTGCCTGGTGAAGGGGAACACAAGATTATGTCTTACATCCGTTTGCAAAGAAATTTGCCAGGATTTGATCCAAATACACGACATTGTTTGTATGGATTG GATGCAGACCTGATAATGCTTGCATTGGCTGCACATGAAATCCATTTTTCTATTTTGAGAGAG GATGTCCGCAAAGCTCTGCCTAAGGACAAAAACCAAAGACAAGAAATGGTGAAGCCAATGCAAGGGGAAGGATATCTTAGGGATTTTGAAGCCTTTATATCAAGACAAAGATTTCAG TTTCTCCACATTTGGGTACTCAGGGACTACTTAGCACATGAGTTGCAAATACCGGATGCAACAGTGAAAGTTGACCTGGACCGACTCATAGATGATTTTGTATTCATGTGTCTGTTTGTTGGTAATGATTTTTTACCACATGTGCCATCACTGGAAATATCAGAG GGGGCAATTGATTTGCTCATGTTGGTGTACAAGAAAGAGTTCACTCAAATGGGTGGTTGTCTTACTAATTCTTGTGAG GTTGATTTGGAGCGGGTGGAGCATTTTGTAAAAGCAGTTGGAGCACATGAGAATGCCATATTCAGGAAACGTGCACAG GCACAAAAAGCATGGGATATAAACTTGAAACGTTGTTCAGTTAAA TCTAGAGCCATGGAAGTTCAGAGTACAACAGACCATTTTTGTACCGAAACCAGATTTGCAGTTGACAAG GTCAAATTAGGAGAAGAGGGATGGAAGGAAAGATATTATATTGAAAAATTTGAGGTTCAAAATGATGAAGAGTATGGAAAAATACAAAGGCATGCG GTCTTCAAATATGTCGAAGGAATTTCTTGGGTCATGCATTATTACTACCAAGGAGTTTGCTCTTGGCAATG GTTTTATCCTTATCACTATGCTCCATTTGCATCAGATTTCCATGGTCTTCACCAGCTCGAAATAAAGTTCAATCTTGGTAAACCGTTCAAGCCTTTTGATCAGTTAATGGCAGTTCTCCCTGCTGCAAG TGCGCAGGCACTCCCATTCTTTTACAGAAAGTTAATGACAGATCCATCATCTCCTATTTTGGACTTCTACCCAAGAG ATTTTGAACTTGACATTAACGGAAAAAGACATGCTTGGCAG GCGGTGTGTAAATTACCATTCATCAACGAGTTACGCCTTCTCGCAGAGATTGAAAAAGCTGAACATACTTTGACA GATGAAGAAAAACGAAGAAACAGTTTGGGTCTTGATCTACTATTTGTTCACACATCGCATCCTTTGGCTGCTAAGATCTTTTCCTTCTGCAAGCGCAACAAATATAACCCAAAATTGCCCAAGGctaaagtgaaaagaaaaattaaccCCGAATTCAG TGACGGAATGAATGGATACCTGTACATCTCTGATACGCCTATACAACCTATAGCCATCTATTCACCACTTGACAACACGGAGCTGATAACAAATAATGAAGTCGT GTCTGTCTTCTACAAACCCCCATCATTTCATCCTCACATAGCAAAAATCCCTAAAGGAGTAATAAGGCTTGGGAAG TCTGTGAGCGAGCATGATATCCAGCCTCCTCCTATCCTGTGGCATGAGAAGACATCAATTGTTCGACACAGGTTTTCTCAAAG GTGCATTCCCCCAAGGGCGGTCTCAGGGCCTTGCCTTGCGAAGATGGCTCGTCAGCTTGTATCACAGAACTGTGTAACAAAGCTGCATGATGCGGATGGAGACCACGGTAAAGTCCGCAAGGCCAAACGGAGTTGGTCTCGTGACAAAATGAAGAACCGGAAGATAAAGAATGGAGGTAAAAGGAGAAAAGTCAATAAAGCCTAG
- the LOC113724796 gene encoding 5'-3' exoribonuclease 4 isoform X2, whose translation MGIPAFYRWLAERYPRSVVDVPIDTTAPNPNGLEFDNLYLDMNGIIHPCFHPDGLPAPETYDQVFKAVFKYIDRLFSMIRPRKLFYMAIDGVAPRAKMNQQRARRFRAAKDAADEASKTETLKGVHVPEGEDFGNKKLDSNIITPGTEFMQLLSSALRYYVHLKMNSVSGWRGIKVILSDASVPGEGEHKIMSYIRLQRNLPGFDPNTRHCLYGLDADLIMLALAAHEIHFSILREDVRKALPKDKNQRQEMVKPMQGEGYLRDFEAFISRQRFQFLHIWVLRDYLAHELQIPDATVKVDLDRLIDDFVFMCLFVGNDFLPHVPSLEISEGAIDLLMLVYKKEFTQMGGCLTNSCEVDLERVEHFVKAVGAHENAIFRKRAQAQKAWDINLKRCSVKSRAMEVQSTTDHFCTETRFAVDKVKLGEEGWKERYYIEKFEVQNDEEYGKIQRHAVRRYCCRANTIRSSNMSKEFLGSCIITTKEFALGNDFHGLHQLEIKFNLGKPFKPFDQLMAVLPAASAQALPFFYRKLMTDPSSPILDFYPRDFELDINGKRHAWQAVCKLPFINELRLLAEIEKAEHTLTDEEKRRNSLGLDLLFVHTSHPLAAKIFSFCKRNKYNPKLPKAKVKRKINPEFSDGMNGYLYISDTPIQPIAIYSPLDNTELITNNEVVSVFYKPPSFHPHIAKIPKGVIRLGKSVSEHDIQPPPILWHEKTSIVRHRFSQRCIPPRAVSGPCLAKMARQLVSQNCVTKLHDADGDHGKVRKAKRSWSRDKMKNRKIKNGGKRRKVNKA comes from the exons ATGGGAATACCGGCATTCTATCGGTGGCTAGCAGAACGATACCCGCGCTCAGTTGTCGACGTTCCAATTGATACCACCGCTCCAAACCCTAATGGCCTCGAGTTCGATAACCTCTATCTGGACATGAATGGAATCATCCATCCCTGCTTTCATCCCGATGGATTG CCTGCTCCGGAGACTTATGACCAAGTATTTAAGGCGGTATTCAAGTACATTGACAGATTATTCTCCATGATTAGGCCGCGCAAACTTTTTTACATGGCAATCG ATGGTGTGGCACCGCGTGCCAAGATGAATCAACAGCGGGCAAGACGGTTCAGAGCTGCTAAAGATGCGGCAGATGAA GCATCTAAAACAGAGACATTGAAAGGGGTCCATGTGCCAGAAGGAGAGGATTTTGGAAATAAAAAGCTGGATTCTAATATAATTACTCCTGGAACTGAATTCATGCAACTCTTGTCATCTGCACTTCGATATTATGTACACTTGAAGATGAACTCCGTCTCCGGTTGGCGAGGAATCAAG GTTATTCTGTCTGATGCTAGTGTGCCTGGTGAAGGGGAACACAAGATTATGTCTTACATCCGTTTGCAAAGAAATTTGCCAGGATTTGATCCAAATACACGACATTGTTTGTATGGATTG GATGCAGACCTGATAATGCTTGCATTGGCTGCACATGAAATCCATTTTTCTATTTTGAGAGAG GATGTCCGCAAAGCTCTGCCTAAGGACAAAAACCAAAGACAAGAAATGGTGAAGCCAATGCAAGGGGAAGGATATCTTAGGGATTTTGAAGCCTTTATATCAAGACAAAGATTTCAG TTTCTCCACATTTGGGTACTCAGGGACTACTTAGCACATGAGTTGCAAATACCGGATGCAACAGTGAAAGTTGACCTGGACCGACTCATAGATGATTTTGTATTCATGTGTCTGTTTGTTGGTAATGATTTTTTACCACATGTGCCATCACTGGAAATATCAGAG GGGGCAATTGATTTGCTCATGTTGGTGTACAAGAAAGAGTTCACTCAAATGGGTGGTTGTCTTACTAATTCTTGTGAG GTTGATTTGGAGCGGGTGGAGCATTTTGTAAAAGCAGTTGGAGCACATGAGAATGCCATATTCAGGAAACGTGCACAG GCACAAAAAGCATGGGATATAAACTTGAAACGTTGTTCAGTTAAA TCTAGAGCCATGGAAGTTCAGAGTACAACAGACCATTTTTGTACCGAAACCAGATTTGCAGTTGACAAG GTCAAATTAGGAGAAGAGGGATGGAAGGAAAGATATTATATTGAAAAATTTGAGGTTCAAAATGATGAAGAGTATGGAAAAATACAAAGGCATGCGGTAAGGAGATATTGCTGCCGTGCCAATACCATTAG GTCTTCAAATATGTCGAAGGAATTTCTTGGGTCATGCATTATTACTACCAAGGAGTTTGCTCTTGGCAATG ATTTCCATGGTCTTCACCAGCTCGAAATAAAGTTCAATCTTGGTAAACCGTTCAAGCCTTTTGATCAGTTAATGGCAGTTCTCCCTGCTGCAAG TGCGCAGGCACTCCCATTCTTTTACAGAAAGTTAATGACAGATCCATCATCTCCTATTTTGGACTTCTACCCAAGAG ATTTTGAACTTGACATTAACGGAAAAAGACATGCTTGGCAG GCGGTGTGTAAATTACCATTCATCAACGAGTTACGCCTTCTCGCAGAGATTGAAAAAGCTGAACATACTTTGACA GATGAAGAAAAACGAAGAAACAGTTTGGGTCTTGATCTACTATTTGTTCACACATCGCATCCTTTGGCTGCTAAGATCTTTTCCTTCTGCAAGCGCAACAAATATAACCCAAAATTGCCCAAGGctaaagtgaaaagaaaaattaaccCCGAATTCAG TGACGGAATGAATGGATACCTGTACATCTCTGATACGCCTATACAACCTATAGCCATCTATTCACCACTTGACAACACGGAGCTGATAACAAATAATGAAGTCGT GTCTGTCTTCTACAAACCCCCATCATTTCATCCTCACATAGCAAAAATCCCTAAAGGAGTAATAAGGCTTGGGAAG TCTGTGAGCGAGCATGATATCCAGCCTCCTCCTATCCTGTGGCATGAGAAGACATCAATTGTTCGACACAGGTTTTCTCAAAG GTGCATTCCCCCAAGGGCGGTCTCAGGGCCTTGCCTTGCGAAGATGGCTCGTCAGCTTGTATCACAGAACTGTGTAACAAAGCTGCATGATGCGGATGGAGACCACGGTAAAGTCCGCAAGGCCAAACGGAGTTGGTCTCGTGACAAAATGAAGAACCGGAAGATAAAGAATGGAGGTAAAAGGAGAAAAGTCAATAAAGCCTAG
- the LOC113724796 gene encoding 5'-3' exoribonuclease 4 isoform X3: MQLLSSALRYYVHLKMNSVSGWRGIKVILSDASVPGEGEHKIMSYIRLQRNLPGFDPNTRHCLYGLDADLIMLALAAHEIHFSILREDVRKALPKDKNQRQEMVKPMQGEGYLRDFEAFISRQRFQFLHIWVLRDYLAHELQIPDATVKVDLDRLIDDFVFMCLFVGNDFLPHVPSLEISEGAIDLLMLVYKKEFTQMGGCLTNSCEVDLERVEHFVKAVGAHENAIFRKRAQAQKAWDINLKRCSVKSRAMEVQSTTDHFCTETRFAVDKVKLGEEGWKERYYIEKFEVQNDEEYGKIQRHAVFKYVEGISWVMHYYYQGVCSWQWFYPYHYAPFASDFHGLHQLEIKFNLGKPFKPFDQLMAVLPAASAQALPFFYRKLMTDPSSPILDFYPRDFELDINGKRHAWQAVCKLPFINELRLLAEIEKAEHTLTDEEKRRNSLGLDLLFVHTSHPLAAKIFSFCKRNKYNPKLPKAKVKRKINPEFSDGMNGYLYISDTPIQPIAIYSPLDNTELITNNEVVSVFYKPPSFHPHIAKIPKGVIRLGKSVSEHDIQPPPILWHEKTSIVRHRFSQRCIPPRAVSGPCLAKMARQLVSQNCVTKLHDADGDHGKVRKAKRSWSRDKMKNRKIKNGGKRRKVNKA; the protein is encoded by the exons ATGCAACTCTTGTCATCTGCACTTCGATATTATGTACACTTGAAGATGAACTCCGTCTCCGGTTGGCGAGGAATCAAG GTTATTCTGTCTGATGCTAGTGTGCCTGGTGAAGGGGAACACAAGATTATGTCTTACATCCGTTTGCAAAGAAATTTGCCAGGATTTGATCCAAATACACGACATTGTTTGTATGGATTG GATGCAGACCTGATAATGCTTGCATTGGCTGCACATGAAATCCATTTTTCTATTTTGAGAGAG GATGTCCGCAAAGCTCTGCCTAAGGACAAAAACCAAAGACAAGAAATGGTGAAGCCAATGCAAGGGGAAGGATATCTTAGGGATTTTGAAGCCTTTATATCAAGACAAAGATTTCAG TTTCTCCACATTTGGGTACTCAGGGACTACTTAGCACATGAGTTGCAAATACCGGATGCAACAGTGAAAGTTGACCTGGACCGACTCATAGATGATTTTGTATTCATGTGTCTGTTTGTTGGTAATGATTTTTTACCACATGTGCCATCACTGGAAATATCAGAG GGGGCAATTGATTTGCTCATGTTGGTGTACAAGAAAGAGTTCACTCAAATGGGTGGTTGTCTTACTAATTCTTGTGAG GTTGATTTGGAGCGGGTGGAGCATTTTGTAAAAGCAGTTGGAGCACATGAGAATGCCATATTCAGGAAACGTGCACAG GCACAAAAAGCATGGGATATAAACTTGAAACGTTGTTCAGTTAAA TCTAGAGCCATGGAAGTTCAGAGTACAACAGACCATTTTTGTACCGAAACCAGATTTGCAGTTGACAAG GTCAAATTAGGAGAAGAGGGATGGAAGGAAAGATATTATATTGAAAAATTTGAGGTTCAAAATGATGAAGAGTATGGAAAAATACAAAGGCATGCG GTCTTCAAATATGTCGAAGGAATTTCTTGGGTCATGCATTATTACTACCAAGGAGTTTGCTCTTGGCAATG GTTTTATCCTTATCACTATGCTCCATTTGCATCAGATTTCCATGGTCTTCACCAGCTCGAAATAAAGTTCAATCTTGGTAAACCGTTCAAGCCTTTTGATCAGTTAATGGCAGTTCTCCCTGCTGCAAG TGCGCAGGCACTCCCATTCTTTTACAGAAAGTTAATGACAGATCCATCATCTCCTATTTTGGACTTCTACCCAAGAG ATTTTGAACTTGACATTAACGGAAAAAGACATGCTTGGCAG GCGGTGTGTAAATTACCATTCATCAACGAGTTACGCCTTCTCGCAGAGATTGAAAAAGCTGAACATACTTTGACA GATGAAGAAAAACGAAGAAACAGTTTGGGTCTTGATCTACTATTTGTTCACACATCGCATCCTTTGGCTGCTAAGATCTTTTCCTTCTGCAAGCGCAACAAATATAACCCAAAATTGCCCAAGGctaaagtgaaaagaaaaattaaccCCGAATTCAG TGACGGAATGAATGGATACCTGTACATCTCTGATACGCCTATACAACCTATAGCCATCTATTCACCACTTGACAACACGGAGCTGATAACAAATAATGAAGTCGT GTCTGTCTTCTACAAACCCCCATCATTTCATCCTCACATAGCAAAAATCCCTAAAGGAGTAATAAGGCTTGGGAAG TCTGTGAGCGAGCATGATATCCAGCCTCCTCCTATCCTGTGGCATGAGAAGACATCAATTGTTCGACACAGGTTTTCTCAAAG GTGCATTCCCCCAAGGGCGGTCTCAGGGCCTTGCCTTGCGAAGATGGCTCGTCAGCTTGTATCACAGAACTGTGTAACAAAGCTGCATGATGCGGATGGAGACCACGGTAAAGTCCGCAAGGCCAAACGGAGTTGGTCTCGTGACAAAATGAAGAACCGGAAGATAAAGAATGGAGGTAAAAGGAGAAAAGTCAATAAAGCCTAG